One genomic window of Sporosarcina ureae includes the following:
- a CDS encoding GntR family transcriptional regulator gives MPIPTNHAQPIRKTAKENAFSQLQKWIIDGTLQPGEKLNDVELAEALGVSRTPIRESLQLLEVQGFVQMFPGKATQVTDVDRESISDLLPPLAALQALSAELSIPNLTESIIKKLRETNKKFALAVEKEDYFQALKTDEKFHQIIVDTANNPYISSMLVSLQAHVRRLFFHNSIILTEQSIEEHEQIIDLMSKRNGEQVTKVMRENWLRAIEEFHSIEKADS, from the coding sequence TTGCCTATACCAACTAACCACGCACAACCCATACGAAAGACTGCTAAGGAAAATGCATTTAGTCAACTTCAGAAATGGATTATCGATGGAACTCTACAGCCCGGTGAAAAACTAAATGACGTTGAATTGGCAGAAGCCCTTGGAGTGAGCCGTACGCCTATACGAGAGTCACTACAATTATTAGAAGTTCAAGGATTTGTTCAAATGTTTCCAGGTAAAGCAACACAAGTGACGGACGTAGATCGTGAGTCTATTTCGGACTTGCTCCCTCCACTCGCTGCGCTGCAAGCATTATCGGCTGAACTTTCCATACCCAATTTAACCGAAAGTATTATTAAGAAATTGCGGGAAACGAATAAGAAATTCGCGCTAGCAGTTGAAAAAGAAGATTATTTCCAAGCTTTGAAAACCGATGAAAAGTTCCATCAAATCATTGTGGACACAGCCAATAATCCATACATTTCCTCGATGCTTGTCTCGCTACAAGCTCATGTGCGTAGACTCTTCTTTCATAATTCCATTATATTGACGGAGCAGTCGATTGAAGAACATGAACAGATCATAGATTTAATGAGTAAGCGTAATGGTGAGCAAGTTACCAAAGTTATGAGAGAAAATTGGTTACGCGCCATCGAGGAGTTTCATTCGATTGAAAAAGCGGATTCATAA
- a CDS encoding cation acetate symporter gives MSWISYVIFFAVIALTLYITYWAAKQTTTASDFYTAGGSLTGWQNGMAIAGDYLSAASFLGIAGAISLNGFDGFYYSIGWLTAYLVVLFLIAEPLRNLGKFTMADMIGARFGAKKVRGAAALNTITIVMFYMLAQLVGAGALIKLLFGIEYWMAVLIVGTMMLIYVLFGGMTATSWVQIVKAILLMLGTIIISFLVLMKFNFNFIGMFETMKTATPHGEAFLHSGVVYTDTIGLISVLIALVLGTAGLPHILMRFFTVKDAKTARSSVIYSVWIIGIFYVLTIFLGFGAAKFVGSDAIIAENAAGNMAAPMLAGVLGGDALESFVAAVAFATILAVVAGLVLSGASAIAHDIYGQIFKNGNVTEKQQVAAARWASIAIGVASILLALGSEKLNVAFLVSLAFCVAASANVPTILLTIYWKKFNTTGAVASMLTGLIVALVLVAISPSVMNPVEGATLITGNPIFPYANPAIVSVPAGFLAAFIGTLVSSKRHEKDEVSYAEVRFKAETGYKELDL, from the coding sequence ATGAGTTGGATTTCATATGTTATATTCTTCGCAGTAATCGCGCTGACGCTCTACATTACATATTGGGCGGCAAAGCAAACGACTACGGCAAGTGATTTTTATACTGCTGGTGGTTCATTAACAGGCTGGCAAAATGGTATGGCAATTGCTGGTGACTACTTATCCGCAGCATCTTTCCTAGGTATCGCAGGTGCGATTTCACTTAACGGATTTGATGGCTTCTACTACAGTATTGGTTGGTTAACGGCTTATCTCGTGGTGTTATTCTTAATTGCTGAACCACTACGTAACTTAGGTAAGTTTACGATGGCAGATATGATCGGTGCTCGTTTCGGCGCTAAGAAAGTGCGTGGAGCAGCAGCGTTGAACACAATTACTATCGTAATGTTCTATATGCTTGCACAATTAGTTGGTGCGGGTGCTCTTATTAAATTATTATTCGGCATCGAGTATTGGATGGCAGTTCTAATCGTTGGAACGATGATGTTAATCTACGTTCTATTCGGCGGAATGACTGCGACAAGCTGGGTACAAATCGTCAAGGCTATTCTTTTGATGTTAGGTACAATCATTATTTCCTTCTTGGTTCTTATGAAGTTTAACTTCAATTTCATCGGTATGTTCGAGACAATGAAAACTGCTACTCCACATGGTGAAGCATTCCTTCACTCAGGGGTTGTTTATACAGACACAATTGGACTTATTTCAGTATTAATCGCATTAGTTTTAGGTACTGCTGGACTTCCACACATCTTAATGCGTTTCTTCACGGTTAAAGATGCGAAAACAGCACGTTCTTCCGTTATTTATTCTGTATGGATTATTGGTATCTTCTATGTATTGACGATCTTCCTTGGATTTGGTGCAGCTAAATTCGTTGGATCAGACGCAATCATCGCAGAAAATGCCGCTGGGAACATGGCAGCACCGATGCTTGCTGGAGTTCTTGGAGGAGACGCACTTGAATCCTTCGTTGCAGCTGTTGCTTTCGCGACAATCCTAGCAGTTGTTGCAGGTCTTGTACTTTCAGGTGCTTCTGCAATTGCTCACGATATTTACGGACAAATCTTCAAAAATGGTAATGTAACTGAGAAACAACAAGTTGCAGCAGCTCGTTGGGCTTCTATCGCAATTGGTGTTGCTTCTATCCTTCTTGCACTTGGTTCTGAAAAGTTGAACGTTGCGTTCTTAGTATCACTGGCATTCTGTGTTGCTGCATCCGCAAACGTACCCACTATTCTGTTAACGATTTATTGGAAGAAGTTCAATACGACAGGTGCTGTTGCTTCTATGTTGACAGGATTAATCGTTGCACTAGTTCTGGTTGCAATCAGCCCATCAGTAATGAACCCAGTTGAAGGAGCTACTTTGATCACTGGTAATCCGATCTTCCCATATGCTAACCCGGCTATCGTATCTGTACCTGCAGGATTCCTTGCTGCATTCATTGGTACACTTGTTAGCTCTAAGCGTCATGAGAAAGATGAAGTTTCTTATGCAGAAGTTCGTTTCAAAGCGGAAACTGGCTACAAAGAGCTTGATCTATAA
- a CDS encoding AAA family ATPase gives MKPIILTMTAFGPYKDKEIVDFRDLKEHRLFVISGKTGAGKTTIFDGICFALYGQASGEDRTDTKALRSQFADDDMQTTVELTFDIHNRRFRVVRQIPYRKKGNKSDTLGRCELFEEKDERFVPAVDRQIVTEVNDKIEQLLGFTHAQFSQIMMLPQGEFRKFLTSDTGNKETIMRKIFKTEPYQKIVERLKVKKEEANAEYLREKQLSDTILHQIPAKLPVRDSLLFTELQSEYPNYHQLVLGLQQEHAYHEIQSKETHTEYTRLYKVHNEKQQELHEARSINEQFAKLLQRQKELEGLQTKQAEMKTLEQQLQQAERAAKLEDVEQQVKSNEIEWQKKERSHFEAVTFLADAEEKLVSAKASYEQELAKEAERNEVKEQVLTLKNLLPTVSGLTAQRQELESLNNTVDRVEKSLLVNQQAAKRQKESITVQRNEMIELETSLEGYEQLVDQLSSCKAVAKQVATYKQQLIQRQEFETDFNIANQQIEHYTAVYQDLENRWINNQAVALAASLHDGESCPVCGSIDHPAKAEVAESEHVSKQQLDTAKLELTNKVQTFHTKQAQLQQLQQRIELSKAELDEQQVDLNRDYQKEQADLTEEVAVLRNKREVLKQKKDQQNQAQKAMEELTEEMNTLEQQRNESKAELETKRALYNYALTKVPENLQELSALQQQITSKETASQQLENAWKTIQQKLQDASTEKIKWESREILEKKSLADMREKVDQSSAFFTKRLTEEGFTSQENYMQVKLPPSKRQAIQQQLQVFAQTLHTLQSSVEELKKSVEGKQQVDLEVMEHQIEAMKTQYEEAFALSNQSKAREQAAQDLYTELKTSKSKEAELERTYGKITNLYDLVRGQNHLKISFERYIQIEYLERIIQAANIRLRDLSNGQYELVRSDRQETRGKQSGLGIDVHDAYTGQTRDVKTLSGGEKFNASLCLALGMADVIQSFQGAVRMETMFIDEGFGALDEEAIQKAIDTLIALQQSGRMIGIISHIDEMKEAIPATLQVTKLREGYSKTNIVLS, from the coding sequence ATGAAACCAATTATATTAACCATGACAGCATTTGGACCGTATAAAGACAAGGAAATTGTTGATTTTCGTGATTTGAAAGAACATCGTTTATTTGTCATTTCCGGAAAAACGGGTGCAGGGAAAACTACGATCTTTGATGGCATTTGTTTCGCATTATATGGACAGGCAAGCGGAGAGGATCGTACAGATACAAAAGCATTGCGCAGTCAGTTTGCTGATGACGACATGCAGACGACTGTAGAATTGACGTTTGATATCCATAACCGTCGATTCCGTGTCGTGCGTCAAATACCTTACAGAAAAAAAGGCAATAAATCGGATACATTGGGCCGCTGCGAATTATTTGAAGAAAAAGATGAGCGATTCGTTCCGGCGGTAGATCGTCAAATTGTTACGGAGGTAAATGATAAGATTGAACAGTTACTAGGCTTTACGCATGCACAGTTTAGTCAAATCATGATGTTGCCTCAAGGGGAATTTCGCAAATTCTTAACATCCGATACGGGAAATAAGGAAACCATCATGCGGAAAATCTTTAAAACAGAACCGTACCAAAAGATTGTCGAACGGTTAAAAGTGAAAAAAGAAGAAGCGAATGCTGAATATCTTCGCGAAAAACAGTTGAGTGATACGATTCTTCATCAAATACCAGCGAAGTTACCTGTACGTGACTCTTTATTATTTACAGAATTACAATCAGAGTACCCAAACTACCATCAGCTCGTATTAGGTCTTCAACAAGAACATGCATATCATGAAATACAATCTAAAGAAACACATACAGAATATACTAGACTTTATAAAGTTCATAATGAAAAACAACAAGAATTGCATGAAGCCCGTTCAATTAATGAACAATTTGCCAAGCTACTGCAACGCCAAAAAGAACTGGAAGGATTGCAGACGAAGCAAGCAGAGATGAAAACTCTCGAACAGCAATTGCAGCAAGCAGAACGAGCCGCGAAATTAGAAGATGTAGAACAACAAGTGAAGTCTAATGAAATAGAGTGGCAGAAAAAAGAGCGAAGTCACTTTGAAGCTGTCACGTTTCTTGCTGATGCAGAGGAAAAGCTAGTGTCCGCAAAAGCTTCATATGAACAGGAACTAGCCAAAGAAGCTGAGCGAAACGAAGTAAAAGAACAGGTACTTACGTTGAAAAATTTACTTCCAACCGTATCTGGACTCACCGCGCAACGTCAAGAGTTAGAGTCACTTAACAACACAGTAGATCGAGTAGAGAAATCCTTGCTAGTGAATCAGCAAGCAGCAAAGCGACAAAAAGAATCCATTACTGTGCAGAGAAATGAAATGATTGAATTGGAGACTTCATTAGAAGGATACGAACAGTTAGTGGATCAACTTTCAAGTTGCAAAGCCGTCGCAAAGCAAGTGGCTACATACAAGCAACAACTAATACAACGGCAGGAATTTGAGACAGATTTTAACATAGCTAATCAACAAATAGAGCATTATACTGCTGTCTATCAAGACCTTGAGAATCGTTGGATTAATAATCAGGCGGTAGCCCTTGCTGCTTCACTTCATGACGGAGAGTCTTGTCCAGTTTGCGGTAGTATCGACCATCCAGCTAAAGCTGAAGTTGCAGAATCTGAACACGTATCGAAGCAACAATTAGACACGGCTAAGCTAGAGTTAACGAATAAAGTACAGACCTTCCATACTAAGCAGGCACAATTGCAACAACTCCAGCAACGTATTGAATTAAGTAAAGCTGAATTGGATGAGCAACAAGTAGATTTGAATCGTGATTATCAAAAAGAACAAGCAGATCTGACGGAAGAAGTAGCTGTCCTTAGAAATAAGCGAGAGGTATTGAAACAAAAGAAAGACCAACAAAACCAAGCGCAGAAGGCCATGGAAGAACTTACCGAAGAAATGAATACATTAGAACAGCAACGCAATGAATCCAAAGCAGAGCTTGAAACGAAACGTGCGCTCTATAACTATGCGTTAACAAAGGTACCTGAAAATTTACAGGAACTATCCGCATTGCAACAACAAATTACTTCTAAAGAAACAGCCAGTCAACAACTTGAAAATGCTTGGAAAACCATCCAACAGAAATTACAAGACGCCTCGACTGAGAAAATAAAATGGGAGTCCCGAGAGATTCTAGAGAAGAAGTCGCTAGCAGATATGAGAGAGAAAGTAGACCAAAGTTCAGCTTTCTTTACAAAAAGGTTGACAGAAGAGGGCTTTACCTCGCAAGAAAATTATATGCAAGTGAAACTGCCGCCTTCAAAACGTCAGGCTATCCAGCAACAACTTCAAGTATTTGCCCAAACGCTTCATACGCTACAATCATCCGTAGAAGAACTCAAAAAGTCTGTAGAGGGTAAACAGCAAGTGGATTTGGAAGTCATGGAACACCAGATAGAAGCAATGAAAACACAATACGAAGAAGCGTTTGCGTTGTCCAATCAATCAAAAGCACGAGAACAAGCAGCACAGGATCTGTATACTGAATTGAAAACTAGCAAATCTAAGGAAGCAGAGCTAGAAAGAACTTATGGAAAGATTACGAATCTCTATGATCTAGTCCGTGGTCAAAACCATTTGAAGATTTCCTTTGAGCGTTATATTCAAATCGAGTATTTGGAGCGCATCATTCAAGCTGCGAATATTCGTCTACGAGATCTTTCAAATGGACAGTATGAACTCGTCCGTAGTGATCGTCAGGAAACTAGAGGGAAACAAAGTGGCTTAGGTATAGACGTCCATGACGCGTATACAGGGCAGACGCGAGATGTTAAGACGTTATCAGGCGGTGAAAAATTTAATGCCTCATTATGTTTGGCGCTGGGTATGGCGGATGTCATTCAAAGCTTCCAAGGGGCTGTTCGTATGGAGACGATGTTTATTGATGAAGGATTCGGCGCGTTGGATGAAGAGGCTATTCAGAAAGCGATAGATACTCTAATCGCTCTTCAGCAATCGGGGAGAATGATCGGCATCATTTCCCATATCGATGAAATGAAAGAAGCGATCCCTGCGACATTGCAAGTAACCAAGTTAAGAGAGGGTTACAGCAAAACGAACATTGTACTGAGTTGA
- a CDS encoding ABC transporter permease has protein sequence MTTALRRIVFLGILVAIWEVTSRLSDLPDFMFPSFTQVMSTLVSGLVSGQILIAIGASLSRLLIGFTIASILGLVLGYLIWRYKIVEDTLGFLVTALQSIPSIVWFPLAIIWFGLNDFAILFIVTLGATWTMIVNATSGFKNVPVLYQRVAKSLGSSGFHFLRTVILPASVPQLISGLRIAWAFSWRALMAGELLGASVGLGQLLESGRALGQMDLVISVMIIIGVIGTIMDNVLFLRLERSVERKWGIRA, from the coding sequence ATGACTACAGCTTTAAGACGAATAGTGTTTCTCGGGATACTAGTGGCGATATGGGAAGTCACATCTAGGCTATCGGATTTACCCGATTTTATGTTTCCGAGTTTCACACAAGTCATGTCGACGTTGGTTTCTGGTCTCGTCTCCGGTCAAATCCTCATTGCAATCGGTGCAAGTCTTAGCAGATTGTTAATCGGATTCACGATTGCTTCTATTCTTGGACTGGTGCTTGGTTATTTGATTTGGCGATACAAAATAGTGGAAGACACACTTGGTTTTCTTGTCACGGCTTTACAGTCTATTCCAAGTATTGTCTGGTTCCCACTTGCGATCATCTGGTTCGGTCTCAATGATTTTGCTATTTTATTTATCGTGACTTTAGGGGCGACTTGGACGATGATCGTTAACGCAACAAGCGGCTTTAAAAACGTACCCGTATTATATCAGCGTGTCGCCAAATCATTAGGATCAAGCGGTTTTCATTTTTTACGGACGGTGATCTTGCCAGCATCCGTACCACAATTGATCTCTGGTTTACGCATCGCTTGGGCATTCTCTTGGCGTGCGCTCATGGCTGGGGAATTACTAGGTGCCAGCGTAGGTCTCGGTCAACTACTAGAATCGGGCCGCGCACTTGGTCAAATGGATTTAGTTATTTCTGTCATGATTATCATCGGTGTGATCGGTACGATTATGGATAATGTATTATTCTTGCGTTTGGAACGCAGTGTTGAAAGAAAATGGGGAATTCGGGCGTGA
- the brnQ gene encoding branched-chain amino acid transport system II carrier protein, with the protein MEKKLSFSSSLVIGVMLFALFFGAGNLIFPAELGQLAGDQTWKAMAGFLFTGVGLPFLGILAIGFSGKKDLQDLASRIHPVYAVLFTAILYLTIGPFFAAPRTGAVAFDIGVAPFLNGFSIDLARFLFTLAFFGISMWLSLNPAKIVDRVGKFLSPLIIIILIGLIGMTLLSPMGSAQVSQAPYKETPFFTGFLEGYNTMDALASLVFGIIVINALRAMGITNKKQILASTAKTGFVAAGFLAIIYIGIAYLGATSVDLFGYLDGGGSVLSETSSHLFGTTGLVLLGVVIMLACLTTAIGLLTACGEYFHSIIPKISYKLFVVFFSIFCLVVANFGLANIINYSLPVLVLLYPLAMVLILLTFTGPLFHQSRLVYRTATVTAFLVSFVEALVKFYSLVEKTMPNWLATVHEAYTVYIPYYTEGIGWLVPVLITTFVTAIVAVINNKRVQDLHVISTTEKS; encoded by the coding sequence ATGGAGAAGAAACTATCATTTTCATCAAGTCTCGTTATTGGAGTTATGCTATTCGCATTATTTTTTGGAGCAGGCAATTTAATTTTCCCTGCAGAGCTCGGACAGCTCGCTGGAGATCAAACGTGGAAAGCTATGGCCGGTTTTTTATTCACAGGTGTAGGTTTGCCTTTTCTAGGTATTTTAGCTATTGGTTTTTCTGGCAAGAAAGATTTGCAAGACTTGGCAAGTCGGATTCATCCGGTATACGCTGTTCTTTTTACAGCCATATTGTACTTGACGATTGGCCCGTTTTTCGCAGCGCCACGAACAGGAGCTGTGGCATTTGATATTGGTGTGGCTCCATTTTTAAATGGGTTTTCTATTGATCTCGCTCGTTTTTTATTTACATTGGCTTTCTTTGGCATTAGCATGTGGTTATCACTGAACCCTGCTAAAATCGTCGATCGAGTCGGTAAATTTTTGTCACCACTCATTATTATTATATTAATTGGCTTAATTGGAATGACGCTTCTCAGTCCGATGGGAAGTGCGCAAGTATCGCAAGCACCTTATAAAGAAACACCATTCTTTACGGGTTTTCTTGAAGGGTACAATACGATGGATGCATTGGCTTCACTCGTTTTCGGCATCATTGTCATCAACGCATTGCGTGCAATGGGCATTACGAATAAAAAGCAAATATTGGCTTCTACGGCTAAGACAGGATTTGTGGCAGCCGGATTTTTAGCCATTATATATATAGGTATTGCTTATCTAGGTGCCACATCGGTTGATCTATTTGGCTATCTTGATGGTGGCGGTTCCGTGTTAAGCGAAACTTCCTCTCATTTATTCGGTACGACGGGACTAGTGTTGCTTGGTGTCGTGATTATGCTTGCCTGTCTTACAACGGCGATTGGGCTACTCACTGCATGTGGAGAGTACTTCCATTCGATCATCCCAAAAATCAGCTATAAACTTTTTGTAGTATTCTTTTCAATATTCTGTTTGGTCGTAGCCAATTTCGGGCTAGCGAATATTATCAATTACTCGCTTCCTGTACTGGTTCTACTGTATCCACTGGCCATGGTATTAATCTTGTTGACGTTTACCGGCCCTTTATTCCATCAATCTCGCTTGGTATATCGAACAGCAACTGTAACGGCATTCCTTGTCAGTTTCGTTGAGGCGCTCGTGAAATTCTACTCACTAGTTGAGAAGACCATGCCGAATTGGCTTGCGACTGTGCATGAGGCCTATACAGTATACATCCCATACTATACAGAAGGTATCGGCTGGTTAGTTCCTGTATTGATCACGACTTTCGTAACAGCTATTGTGGCGGTAATAAACAATAAAAGAGTGCAAGATCTCCACGTTATCTCCACTACTGAAAAATCATAA
- a CDS encoding exonuclease SbcCD subunit D, producing the protein MKIFHTADWHLGKLVQGIYMTEDQRYILQTFIEEIKREQPDAIIIAGDLYDRAIPPTEAVGLLNDVLQEIVLDLKIPVIAIAGNHDSPSRLHFGSTFMKDQGLYITGEWSPHLSPVKLQDEYGDIYFHLIPYADPSIVRHLLEDESISSHQQAMKKIIERIEMSMDQDARHVFVGHAFVTTHGEKEENTSDAERPLSIGGAEYVSSDLFEPFHYTALGHLHQAHFVGNETIRYSGSPLKYSISEENHQKGYLIVELGEKGEVEIEKKLLTPLHDVRTVEGTIEDLLKMPHNEDYVFVKLLDTVPVIQPMEKIRSVFPNAMHVERKLFASSTDSLGGTVTVEKKEDDQAMFASFFKELQGEEVDEETKELFAEVLWDVMKEEDRA; encoded by the coding sequence TTGAAAATTTTCCATACAGCAGACTGGCATCTCGGCAAGCTCGTGCAAGGAATCTATATGACAGAAGATCAGCGTTATATTTTACAGACTTTTATAGAAGAAATTAAAAGAGAACAACCGGATGCAATCATTATAGCAGGGGATCTGTATGATCGTGCAATTCCGCCAACTGAAGCGGTAGGTTTGTTGAATGACGTTCTACAGGAGATTGTATTGGATTTGAAAATACCTGTCATCGCTATTGCAGGAAACCACGATAGCCCTAGCCGCCTTCATTTTGGAAGTACGTTCATGAAAGACCAAGGTTTATACATAACAGGAGAATGGTCCCCACACTTGTCACCAGTAAAGCTCCAAGACGAATATGGTGATATCTATTTTCATTTAATACCCTATGCGGATCCTTCGATTGTTCGTCACTTGCTTGAAGATGAATCGATTTCCAGTCATCAGCAAGCTATGAAGAAAATCATCGAGCGTATAGAGATGTCTATGGATCAAGACGCTCGACATGTGTTTGTCGGTCATGCATTCGTCACTACGCATGGTGAGAAAGAAGAAAATACTAGTGATGCAGAACGACCATTATCGATTGGCGGGGCTGAATATGTTTCTTCAGATTTATTCGAGCCATTTCATTACACAGCGCTTGGTCACTTGCATCAGGCGCATTTTGTAGGCAATGAAACAATTCGTTACTCAGGTTCACCATTAAAGTATTCCATATCGGAAGAGAATCATCAAAAGGGATACCTCATTGTGGAGCTCGGAGAAAAAGGCGAAGTGGAAATTGAAAAAAAGCTACTGACTCCGCTTCATGATGTGAGAACGGTTGAAGGAACGATAGAAGATCTATTAAAGATGCCTCACAATGAAGACTATGTGTTCGTCAAGCTGCTTGATACGGTGCCAGTCATTCAACCAATGGAGAAAATTCGTTCCGTTTTTCCGAACGCTATGCATGTAGAACGTAAACTTTTTGCTTCTTCGACAGACAGTCTTGGTGGAACAGTGACTGTTGAGAAAAAAGAAGATGACCAAGCAATGTTTGCTTCGTTTTTTAAAGAACTTCAAGGCGAAGAAGTAGACGAAGAAACGAAAGAGTTATTCGCTGAAGTTTTGTGGGACGTGATGAAGGAGGAAGACCGTGCATGA
- a CDS encoding NAD-dependent deacylase, with protein MLADLLNESKRTIVYTGAGMSTESGLPDFRSAKTGMWETEDPAKVASITALNQQVDQFFQFYKQRVIAAKETGPHKGHDILAKWEKDGLIHGIITQNVDGFHTMAGSKNVMELHGTLRNVHCETCGKVYGNERYEQDAFYCDCGGTLRPSVVLFGEMLPEEAFIQAIFESEKADLFIVLGSSLTVTPANQFPLIAKEQGAKLVIINMEPTEMDRFADLVINERKIGEILNEANQQVDR; from the coding sequence GTGCTGGCAGATTTATTGAACGAATCAAAACGTACTATCGTCTATACAGGAGCTGGGATGTCGACAGAAAGCGGGCTACCTGATTTCCGTTCCGCTAAAACGGGCATGTGGGAAACAGAAGATCCTGCCAAAGTGGCAAGCATAACTGCTCTCAATCAGCAGGTAGACCAGTTTTTTCAGTTTTATAAACAACGGGTCATAGCGGCAAAAGAAACAGGACCGCATAAAGGGCATGATATTTTAGCTAAGTGGGAAAAGGACGGCCTGATCCATGGAATTATTACGCAAAACGTCGATGGTTTCCATACGATGGCGGGCTCGAAAAACGTTATGGAACTTCATGGGACACTTCGTAATGTCCATTGTGAAACTTGTGGAAAAGTATACGGTAACGAACGCTACGAACAAGATGCGTTTTACTGTGATTGTGGCGGTACGTTGCGTCCATCGGTTGTCTTATTCGGAGAAATGCTACCCGAAGAAGCATTTATTCAAGCGATTTTTGAAAGTGAGAAAGCTGATCTTTTCATTGTACTAGGTTCATCATTAACCGTTACACCTGCGAATCAATTTCCGCTCATCGCAAAAGAGCAAGGCGCGAAGTTAGTTATTATTAATATGGAACCTACAGAAATGGATCGCTTTGCCGATCTCGTTATCAATGAACGCAAAATTGGAGAAATATTGAATGAAGCAAACCAACAAGTAGATAGGTAG
- a CDS encoding aliphatic sulfonate ABC transporter substrate-binding protein yields MNKKLLGVLLSVIAIVGVLSGCGKTDVASADKNEVTIGYFPNLTHIATIVGLENNYFAEEFGEDIKVSTKTVSNGGLFMEAMASNSIDIGTVGPGPVINYYVKDPKYHIVSGAVNGGAVLVANGKSGINELADLDGKRIAIPVIGSTQDVMLRKALKDVGLKAKANGGTVEFFASAPADTATLFIQDSVDGAATQEPWGYILQNQANGKLILDWEDFAWGKESTNTVVATSDAFLKNEKLSTAYLTAHAKAVQFIRDEPEKAQQLVVKHIKDLTGKEIARDELEAAFTRIEVTTDVNEDVLQEMADISQEADYIKTNEIDGLIDLEAIKKITAN; encoded by the coding sequence ATGAATAAGAAACTATTGGGTGTATTGCTTTCTGTAATAGCCATTGTGGGAGTTTTGTCGGGATGTGGAAAAACAGACGTAGCCAGTGCGGATAAAAATGAAGTTACGATCGGATACTTCCCGAACTTAACACATATCGCAACAATTGTTGGACTGGAGAATAATTATTTCGCGGAAGAGTTCGGTGAAGACATCAAAGTTTCGACGAAGACGGTTAGTAACGGTGGGTTATTCATGGAGGCAATGGCTTCTAATTCCATAGATATCGGAACGGTTGGTCCTGGACCTGTCATCAACTATTATGTAAAAGATCCAAAGTATCATATTGTTTCTGGAGCAGTAAACGGCGGTGCGGTATTAGTAGCCAACGGTAAAAGTGGAATTAATGAATTAGCTGATCTAGATGGTAAGAGAATTGCGATTCCCGTAATCGGCAGTACGCAAGATGTAATGTTACGTAAAGCGTTGAAAGACGTAGGTTTAAAGGCAAAAGCTAACGGTGGAACAGTGGAGTTTTTCGCCTCTGCACCAGCGGATACAGCGACATTATTTATTCAAGATTCAGTAGACGGCGCAGCAACACAAGAACCATGGGGATATATTTTACAAAATCAGGCGAATGGTAAACTGATTCTTGACTGGGAAGACTTTGCTTGGGGTAAAGAATCTACGAATACAGTTGTCGCAACAAGCGATGCGTTTTTGAAAAACGAAAAACTATCGACTGCTTATTTGACAGCTCACGCAAAAGCAGTTCAATTCATTCGGGATGAGCCAGAAAAAGCACAACAGCTAGTGGTGAAGCATATCAAAGATCTGACTGGAAAAGAAATTGCCCGTGATGAATTAGAAGCGGCGTTCACACGAATTGAAGTTACAACAGATGTAAATGAGGACGTATTGCAAGAGATGGCTGATATCAGTCAAGAGGCAGATTATATCAAGACGAATGAAATTGATGGATTGATTGATTTGGAAGCCATTAAAAAAATTACAGCAAACTAA
- a CDS encoding DUF485 domain-containing protein → MTNQVARGKSTMDYEKLVQSEDFKGLVKRKKTFATPFVIFFFAAYFILPLLTGYTKILEKPAIGAMTWTWVYAFSMFIMVWVFTSVYMNKAKHFDVEVDKIIEKNVLK, encoded by the coding sequence ATGACTAATCAAGTGGCACGTGGGAAATCCACAATGGACTATGAAAAGCTTGTTCAATCAGAAGACTTTAAAGGTCTGGTAAAAAGAAAAAAGACCTTCGCTACACCTTTTGTTATTTTCTTCTTCGCAGCGTACTTTATTCTTCCACTATTAACTGGTTATACAAAAATTTTAGAAAAACCTGCAATTGGTGCAATGACATGGACTTGGGTTTATGCATTCTCCATGTTCATTATGGTATGGGTATTCACGTCCGTATACATGAATAAAGCAAAACACTTTGATGTTGAAGTGGACAAGATTATAGAGAAAAATGTTTTAAAATAA